In Gigantopelta aegis isolate Gae_Host chromosome 6, Gae_host_genome, whole genome shotgun sequence, the following are encoded in one genomic region:
- the LOC121375271 gene encoding flocculation protein FLO11-like, translated as MILGAIDGIPETCNWLECTMETDASIHDHMSTDEMYMVLQSDMVNIKQQEQALKTEIVSIKNKFLNLLQHCGLENEFAFTAHHVTMATAADGPTTTSSDRSTCNLHYSYADFLIEQLLASTSGLTDSDLSPSPEETRNVFDDTTSAPADQVEAHNSLNSPGNGVRNRNYDNSNNMLQVLQEANIKVLPNQLDSTTSENCVPSSASSDSYPPSTPEDLFSDNQVVPDLDLEKELMSRVKYYSDFTIDRQRKINELLNKSKNLSSCRPKVFPGENISQRMVEGAESKPACMQRIIVRRAPSSSASSRATSSSSGNSTYYPSKSKNKTSSSRASRTSSHPLMSSTLIYEPTSNLPSSSTSGDSVYTWSIDENSEPGNLEQSYLRSRHRSQRSKNRKSNLNVSRCSTRRHHRQQNQSSALHLTGLVSIIEPASCVKKDNCARNMCDDTELGFKSQTLPRTSTRINLFAADSSCSMPNVNGHPSSDSSSPLHERTELPGKSSTSEGSNYATNFGGCSTLTSMMVAPNVTECSRLTTEADSCLIDSILTDSPKSVDSSGIFAPYNSPHASSVSSRCGYTTVSSSIPSTSSNDYCDYRGPLPTPATVKASDPIFKIPHSPIARSKTCRRKTSTSRSPSVRTSTPRPFHSNAGSMHSAPAMRRKLFELNNNGQLIGEPRILDKKAIVRKFKKFSHHFKKDHTDKIKTLANL; from the exons ATGATTCTTGGAGCGATCGACGGAATCCCAGAAACTTGCA ACTGGCTTGAGTGTACTATGGAAACAGATGCAAGTATACACGACCACATGTCTACAGATGAAATGTATATGGTGCTTCAATCAGATATG GTTAATATCAAACAGCAGGAACAGGCCCTCAAGACAGAGATAGTGAGCATCAAAAACAAGTTCTTAAATCTGCTGCAGCACTGCGGTCTGGAAAATGAATTCGCCTTTACTGCACATCACGtgaccatggcaacagctgcagaTGGCCCTACGACGACATCATCCGATCGCAGTACCTGCAACCTGCACTACAGCTATGCCGACTTCCTCATTGAGCAGCTGCTCGCCAGCACTAGCGGCCTCACAGACTCTGACCTGTCTCCGAGCCCCGAGGAAACCCGCAACGTGTTTGATGACACTACTTCAGCCCCAGCAGACCAGGTGGAGGCGCACAACTCTCTCAACAGTCCCGGCAATGGAGTCCGAAACCGCAACTATGACAACAGTAATAATATGTTGCAAGTGCTTCAGGAGGCTAACATCAAGGTGCTTCCAAACCAGTTGGACTCGACAACCTCTGAGAACTGTGTGCCGTCCAGTGCTTCCTCAGACTCCTACCCTCCTTCAACACCTGAGGATTTATTCTCCGACAACCAAGTTGTGCCTGATCTTGATCTGGAGAAGGAACTCATGTCACGTGTTAAGTACTATTCAGACTTTACCATCGATCGTCAGAGGAAGATCAATGAGTTGCTCAATAAATCCAAGAACCTTAGCAGCTGTCGTCCTAAAGTGTTTCCTGGTGAGAATATTTCTCAGAGAATGGTGGAAGGAGCCGAATCAAAACCAGCATGCATGCAGCGTATCATTGTCAGGAGAGCACCAAGCAGTTCAGCATCGAGTAGAGCCACCTCCTCATCATCTGGAAACAGCACTTATTATCCCTCAAAAAGTAAGAACAAGACATCTTCATCCAGAGCTTCTAGAACGAGCAGTCATCCACTCATGTCTTCTACGCTCATCTATGAACCAACATCGAACCTTCCCAGCAGCAGCACTTCGGGTGACAGTGTGTATACCTGGTCCATCGATGAGAACTCAGAGCCTGGCAATCTCGAGCAGTCGTATCTCCGTAGCCGACACCGCAGTCAGCGTTCAAAGAACAGAAAGTCGAATTTGAATGTGTCCAGATGTTCCACCAGACGTCATCATCGGCAGCAGAACCAGTCATCAGCCCTGCATCTCACTGGACTTGTTTCCATCATTGAGCCAGCTTCTTGtgtcaagaaagacaactgtgCTAGAAATATGTGTGACGATACAGAACTTGGATTCAAGTCTCAGACTCTTCCACGCACCAGCACCAGAATCAACCTGTTTGCTGCTGACTCTTCATGTTCGATGCCAAACGTTAATGGACATCCATCTTCCGACAGCTCATCTCCTCTCCACGAGCGTACTGAACTTCCAGGCAAGTCCAGTACCAGTGAGGGCAGCAATTATGCTACAAACTTTGGTGGCTGTTCTACACTTACTTCGATGATGGTTGCACCTAACGTGACAGAATGTTCTCGACTGACAACGGAAGCAGATTCCTGCCTCATTGATTCCATTCTCACGGACAGTCCTAAGAGTGTGGACAGCAGTGGAATCTTTGCCCCATACAACTCTCCCCATGCCAGCAGCGTGAGTTCTCGATGTGGCTACACCACAGTCAGCAGCAGCATTCCCTCGACCTCCAGTAATGACTACTGTGACTACAGGGGTCCACTTCCAACACCAGCCACTGTGAAAGCCTCCGACCCGATCTTCAAGATCCCTCACAGCCCCATCGCTCGGTCCAAGACCTGCCGCAGGAAGACCTCCACCAGTCGCAGTCCCAGTGTCAGGACGTCCACTCCTCGGCCGTTTCACTCCAACGCTGGATCCATGCACAGCGCTCCCGCCATGAGGAGGAAGTTGTTTGAACTCAACAACAACGGTCAGCTGATAGGAGAGCCCCGCATCCTGGATAAGAAAGCCATTGTCCGAAAGTTCAAGAAGTTCAGTCATCACTTCAAGAAGGATCACACAGACAAGATCAAAACCCTGGCCAACTTGTGA